The sequence TTTGACCAACTTTTCAAGTCCATTAAAGTCAATCTTTCCATTTTTTTTAAAAGGAGTAACTAACGCTACACCTGTTCCATTTAATTTTTTCATAGATTAATTTACTACATTTTATATTATTTTATGTAATTATAATTTATTGTAAAATAAAAACAGATGTAAGCGTACAACATAAATATGAAATTAAAGACTAATAGTCTTTTTTTGCTCTTGGCCTAGCTGCAGATACAATAATATTTCTACCCATAAATTCTGTCCCATTCAATTTTTCTATAGCTTGTTTGGCATCTTCTTCATTGGACATTTCTATAAATCCAAATCCTTTACTTCTTTTATTTGACGTAGACTCATCAAAAATTATCTTAGCATGAGTAACTTCTCCTACAGATTCAAAATATTTTTTCAATTCTTGTTCTGTCATGTCATAAGATAAATTGCCTACGTATAGTTTCGTATTGTCCATATTAAAAATAAATTGTTTTAAAAGCAAATTTAGAGAAATATTTTTTCTAAAAAAGAAAAATATATTACTTGACTTAAATGCAACTTTAATAATGATTGATTTTATTTACAAAATAAGTTATATAAAGATTTTAATCAAAAATCATAAATCAAAGAATATATTTAATGAATAATTTTTCTATTGTATCATCATTATTGGACAATGATTTTTATAAATTTACAATGCAAAATGCTGTAATTAAACTATTTCCATTAGTAAAGGCAAAATATGAATTTATCAATAGAGGACAACACTCTTTTCCTAAAAATTTTGACAAAATTCTAAGGGAAAATCTAAATAAAATGGCTTATTTAAAACTTTCGAATGAAGAAAGAGTTTATTTAGAAAAATATTGTCCTTATCTAGATTCTTCTTACTTAGATTTTTTAAACAAATATCAATATAATCCAAAAGAAGTAAATATTTTTCAAAAAGGAGAAAACATAAAAATGCATATAGAAGGATTATGGAGTAGAACTATATTATGGGAAGTTCCTATAATGTCCATTATATCTGAATTATATTATAAGTTAACAGGATCTCAAAGTATATCAGAAAAAAAAATTACGGATATGACAAAAGAAAAATTAAAAAAATATAAAAAATTACAAGTTAAAATTGGAGAATTCGGAACAAGAAGAAGATATTCTTATAAAGTGCATAAATTAGTTTTAGAAACATTAAAAGAAGAAGGAGAACCTTTTTTCATAGGAAGTAGTAATGTTCATCTTTCTCATATTTTTTCAATCAAACCAATAGGAACTCAAGGACACGAATGGATTATGTTTCATGCTGCAAAATATGGATTTAATATAGCAGACCGCATAGCTATGGAAAATTGGATAAATATTTATCAAAGTAATTTAGGAATTGCTTTATCTGATACATATACTTCTCCAATTTTTTTCAAAAACTTTAATAAAAAACTATCCAGTATTTTTCAAGGAGTAAGACATGATAGTGGAGACCCCCTCTCTTTTGCAAAAGAGACTATCAAACATTATAAAAAATTTAAAATAAATCCGATCAAAAAAAAAATTCTGTTTTCAGATAATCTTGATCCCAGTAAAGTTGCTTATATTTCTTCTTTTTGTAAAAACCAAATAAATACTTATTTTGGAATAGGAACAGATTTTACTAATGATGTAGGAGTTCCTTCTATGAACATCGTCATAAAAATGATAAAAGCAATTCCAGAAAAAAAATGGACATCCGTGGTAAAACTTTCCAATGTTCAGGAAAAATCTACAGGAAATAAAAATATGATTTCTTTAGCAAAAAAAATTCTTCATATATAATAAAAATGGTTTTTTTATTATGTATGACATAATGACATTATGTATTTTTATTATATATATTTAAAAAATGAAATATAAAAATTTTTATATAGAAAATTATGGTTGTCAAATGAACATTTCAGATAGTGATATTATCACTTCTATTTTGATGAATCATGGGTTTATTCTATCTGAAAACTTAGATAAAGCAAATATAATATTATTAAATGCTTGTTCTATTCGAGAAAAAGCAGAATTAACCCTAAAAAAAAGATTAGAACAATTAAAATTTTTAAAAAAAAAGAAAAAGATCTGGATTGGAGTTGTAGGATGTTTTTCAAAAGAAATTACAAAATTTTTTTGTTCCAAAAAAATGGTTGATTTTTTTATTTCCCCAGATTCTTATAGAGAAATTCCTAATTTTATTTATTATTCTATAATGGGAATACAGTACCTTTCTTATACTAAGAAAAGAAATGAAACTTATGCGGATATAAGTTTTGTAAAAACAAAAAAAAATAACAAAAAAATAACATCCTTTTTAAGTATAACAAGAGGTTGCAATAATATGTGTACATTTTGTATCGTTCCTTTTACCAGAGGTAGAGAAAGAAGTAGTGATCCAGATTCCATTATTAAGGAATGTAAACATTTATATCAAAATGGATATAAAGAAGTAACTCTTTTAGGACAAAATGTAGATTCTTATTTATGGATAGAAGAAAAAAACATTGTAGATTTTTCAAAACTTTTGGATCTTTTAGCAAAGGAAATCCCGATGATGAGAATTAGATTTTCTACATCTAATCCTCATGATATGTCTAATAAAGTACTAGAAGTTATTTCTAAACATAAAAATATCTGTAAACATATTCATCTACCTGTACAATCTGGGAGTAATAAAATATTAAAGTTAATGAATAGAAAATATACACGAGAAGAATATCTTTTTTTAGTAAAAAAAATTCAAAATATTATCCCTGAATGTTCTATTTCTCATGATATTATGACTGGATTTTGTAATGAAAATGAACAAGATCATCAGGATACCATAAATTTAATGAATGAAATCAAATATAATTATGGTTACATGTTTTCTTATTCTCCTAGACCTGGAACTTATGCTTACAGAAAATTAAAGGACAATGTTCCTCTACATATAAAAAAAAAACGATTACAAGAGATCATCGATTTACAAAGAAAACATTCATTTTATAGAATGCAAGAGCATTTAGGTAGAGTAGAGGAAGTTTTAATAGAAGGAGAATCAAAAAAAAATAATCAATATTGGTATGGAAGAAACACACAAAATTTGATCGTAGTTTTTCCTAAAAAATTCCTAAATATAGGAGATTACGCTCATGTAAAAATAAAAGACACAACATCTGCCACTTTAATAGGGGAACTTTGCATATGATATAAAAAAAATAAAAACATGGAATCCATTTCTATCCAAAATATAAAACAAAAATTTGGAATCATTGGATATGATTATGCTTTACATAGAGCTTTAGAAAAGTCGATACAAGTAGCACCTACTGATATTTCAGTATTAGTTCTTGGAGAAAGTGGAGTAGGAAAAGAATTTATCCCAAAAATTATTCATCAATATTCTTCTAGAAAACATTATACTTATATTGCCGTAAATTGTGGGGCTATCCCAGAAGGAACTATTGATAGTGAACTTTTTGGACATGAAAAGGGGTCTTTTACAGGAGCAACAAGCATGCGAAAAGGTTATTTTGAAGGAGCAAATGGGGGAACCATTTTTTTAGATGAAGTAGGAGAACTCCCCTTAACCACGCAAGTTCGTCTTCTTAGGATATTAGAATCAGGAGAATTTATTAAAGTAGGATCTTCTAAAATTCAAAAGACTAATATCCGTATTGTTGCTGCTACTAATTTGAATATAGTAGAGTCTATTCAAAAAGGAAAATTTAGAGAAGATTTGTATTATCGTTTAAATACAGTACAAATTAATGTCCCTCCTTTACGTTTTCGGAAAAACGATGTTAAATTTTTATTCAAAAAATTTTCTAATGATTTTGCAGAAAAATATCATATGCCTTCGATAACATTGACTGAAGAATCTTTAAAATATTTGGAAAATTATCCTTGGCCTGGTAATATTAGACAATTAAAAAATTTGATAGAACAAATTTCTGTAGTAGAAACTAAACGTGAAATTTCTATAGAAAAATTAAAAGAATATATACCAGAAAATATTCCATCGATATCCTTTTCTAATCATAATAATAATGTAATAGAAACAAGGTCTTTTCATGAGAGAGAAAAAGATTTTCTTTACAAAATTTTATTTGATATGAAAAAAAATTTGAATGATTTAAAAGATATTACTCTTCAACTGATTAAAAATAATTCCAGTACTAGATTTATTGAAAAAAATCAACATCTTATGGAAAAAGTTTTCGGAAAAATGATTGATAACAGAGATGATTCTATTTTTCAATTAGAAGATTCATCTAAATCTTCTTCAGATTTAGATTATGAAGAAGTAGAAGAAGATTTAACCAAAAATGAATTTTCTTCTTTTTCTTTACAAAAAAAAGAAATAGAATTTATTCAAAAAGCTTTAAAAAAAAATAATGGAAAAAGAAAAAAAGCTGCAAAAGAATTAGGAATTTCAGAAAGAACATTATACAGAAAAATTAAACAGTATGGCTTATAAAAAATTTTTTTTTGTTTTTATTTTTATATTGATCATGATAATTAGTTGTTATCATTCATCATTTTTTGATGAAAATAAGACAATAGAGATAGGAAAAATTTCAGAACAAGTTAATATACCTAGAAGATCTATTTCTTTTGATTTTAAAAAAAGTCTTGAAGATTATATAATGAAACATAATCCTTCCAATTTAGTATTAAAAAATGGAGATGTTGTTTTAGAAGGTGTATTTCTGAATTACGCAATTATTCCATTAGAAAATTATCCTTTGAAAAAAATTAAAGTGACAGTAAAAATTTCTTGTATAGATAATTCTGAACCAAAAAACAATTGGGAAAAAACTTTTGTTGTATCTGAGGTGTTTTCCAAAAATAAAAAAAATCTTTTTTCAAAAGAAATTATTGATAAAATTATAGAGAAATTAACAATTCAAGTATATCATAAAATATTTTATGATTCCTATCATGATTTTGTAAATCAATAATAGACAGATGGAAAACAGGTCATTTATAATTATATTTGGTTTTTTTATCATTTTAACATGTATTTTACTTATGTTGGTTATATTAATACAAAATCCTAAAAAAGAAAGTATTCATCAATCTTTTATGGAAAGAAATTTTAGATTTTTTGGAATTAAAAGAACCAATACATTTTTAGAAAATATTACTTGGATTTTATCCATCATTATATTTTTTTTGATTCTATTCTTCAATTTTTTACTAAAATCAAAACATTGAATAAATATGTCATAATGACATTTAACTCTGATTTAATGAAAAAACTTGAAAGTTTTTTCATTTGGCATGTTTTTGGCTTTTTGGACAATTAGAACCGTTAACTTTAAAAATTAATTATTATATGGTGGAAGTAAAGATTAAACCTTTAGCAGATCGCGTTCTTGTGCAACCTGATCCTGCTGAAAACAAAACAGCTTCAGGTATTATTATTCCTGATACAGCAAAAGAAAAACCACAAAAAGGAACAATAATTGCCGTAGGGAAAGGAAAAAAAGATGAACCTATGAATCTAAAAAAAGGGGATAGAATTTTGTATGGTAAATATTCTGGTACGGAACTGAAATGGGAAGGAGAAGAATATCTCATTATGCGAGAATCTGATGTTATAGCTATCATATGATTCATAACTAATTAGAAAGAATAAAATCAGAAAAATTTATTAAAATTTAAAAAATTATGGCAAAAGATATTAAATTTGATATTGAAGCAAGAGATAAATTAAAAAAAGGGGTAGATGCATTAGCAAATGCCGTAAAGGTTACTTTAGGACCAAAAGGACGAAATGTTGTATTACAAAAATCCTTTGGAGGACCTCAAGTAACTAAAGATGGAGTAACTGTGGCTAAAGAAATTGAATTAGAAGATTCTATAGAAAATCTTGGTGCTCAAATGGTTAAAGAGGTAGCATCTAAAACTAATGATGTGGCTGGAGATGGAACAACAACCGCTACTGTATTAGCTCAAGCTATTGTTAGAGAAGGATTAAAAAATGTAGCAGCTGGAGCTAATCCTATGGATTTAAAAAGAGGAATAGATAAAGCATTAGAAGTAGTTGTTTTAGACTTAAAAAAACAATCTAGAGAAGTTGGAGGAAATACAGAAAAAATAAAACAAGTAGCTTCTATTTCTGCAAATAATGATGAAAAAACTGGAGCTTTGATAGCTGATGCTTTTGAAAAAGTAGGAAAAGAAGGAGTCATTACCGTTGAAGAAGCAAAGGGGACAGATACATCTGTAGATGTTGTTGAAGGAATGCAGTTTGATAGAGGATATCAATCTCCTTACTTTGTAACAAATACTGAAAAAATGATAACAGAATTTGACCAACCTCAAATTTTATTATCTGACAAAAAAATAGCAGCAATGAAAGATTTGTTGCCTATATTGGAACCTGTAGCTCAATCTGGAAAACCTTTATTAATTATATCTGAAGAAGTAGAAGGAGAAGCATTAGCCACATTAGTGGTCAATAAAATACGAGGAACTTTGAAAGTGGCAGCTATTAAAGCTCCTGGTTTTGGAGATAGAAGAAAAGCAATGTTGGAAGATATAGCTATTTTAACAGGGGGAACTGTAATTTCTGAGGAAACAGGAAGTAAATTAGAAGATGTGAAATTACATATGTTAGGAAAAGCAGAAAGAGTTATCATAGATAAAGATAATACTACTATAGTCAATGGAGGAGGAAGTAAAAAAGATATAAGAGCACGTGTAGATCAAATTAAAGCTCAAATAGAATCTACAACATCCGATTATGATAAGGAAAAATTGCAAGAACGTCTTGCAAAATTGGCTGGAGGGGTTGCTGTTCTTTATGTTGGAGCGGCTTCTGAAGTTGAAATGAAAGAAAAAAAAGATCGTGTAGATGATGCTTTAAATGCTACTAGAGCTGCGGTAGAAGAAGGAATAGTAGCTGGAGGAGGAGTGGCTTTAGTTCGTGCTATTAAGTCTTTAGAAAAAACAACAGGAGACAATGTGGATCAAGATACGGGAATACAAATTGTAAGAAGATCTCTTGAAGAACCTTTACGTCAAATTGTAGCTAATGCAGGAGGAGAAGGATCTGTTGTTGTAGCCAAAGTAGCAGAAGGAAAAGGAGATTTCGGATACGACGCCAAAATTGGAGAATATAAAAATATGATAGTAGAAGGAATTATAGATCCTACTAAAGTAGCTAGAGTTGCATTAGAAAATGCTTCTTCTGTATCAGGAATGTTGTTAACTACTGAATGTGTTGTTACAGAAATTAAGAAAGACGAATCAAATGCTACACCTCCAATGCCTGGAGCTGGAGGAGGAGGAATGGGAGGAATGATGTAAAAGTCTGTAACTCAAAAAAAATAGTGTCTTTAAAAAGGCACTATTTTTTTTGAGTTACTTACTACACATTACTAAAATAAATGATTAGAACCAGTTTTTTTGAATTTTTAAAGTTCGTTCGATCACATCTCTTACACATCCTTTTCCTCCTTTTTTGGGAGAAATATATTTAGATATGTCTTTGACTTCTTGAACTGCATCTATCGGAGAACAAGGTAACGCTACAGATTTCATAATCTCAATATCAGGTATATCATCTCCCATATAGAGAATTTCTTTTTTAGTAAGATTTAAAATCTTGCAATATTCATCTAAATATTTTTTTTTATTATCTACTCCTTGATAGATGTAAGATATATTCAATTCTCTCAAACGTCTGAAAACCATTAAATCCGAACCTCTTGTTATAATACATAAATTATATCCTTTTTTTCTTGCTAATTGTATTGCATATCCATCTTTAGCAAACATTTTTCTTCCAAGATTTCCATCTGGAAATAAATTTAAAGTGCAATCCGTCAATACTCCATCTACATCAAATATGAAAGTATTAATATGATTCATTATACTTATATAATTTTCCATATATTCAAACATGTAAACATCATTTATTAGGACTGTTTTTTTTAAAAAAAAACCTCCCCTTTTCTTTTTACTACAGTCTAAAGGAATAAAAAGAAAGAAAATGTAAAAAAATTCAAAATAAATACATATTTTCTTTAAATATCTTCGAAATTAATATTTGTAAAATTTTTTACTTCTGATGTTTTTTTTTGAACTTCTTTAATTTCTTGATTGTATGTAGTATGATTTTTAAAATCTTTCTGATGACGTTCTGAAATGACCTCTCTTCCTTTTTCATTAATAATAAATCGAATCATATCATCAAGTATACTTTGAAATTTTGAAAAATCTTCTTTATACAAATAAATTTTATGTTTTTTGTAAGTTACTTCTCCTGTTTCAGAAAAATTTTTCTTGCTTTCGGTTATTGTCAAATAATAATCACCAGCTCTTGTTTCTCTTGCATCAAAAAAATAAGTTCTACTACCAGTTTTTAGAGTTCGTGAACAAATTTCATTTCTTTCTTTGATATTTTCTTTTTCGTCCATTTCAAAAAATATTATAATCCTAACTCAGCAAATCTAAACAAAAAAAATGGGCCATCCTACTTTTTTATTATAATTATTTAAATAAAATGAATTTTTCATAAAAAAATATTATGATTTTCTATTTTTGATATTTTTCCGTTTTTTAAAACAATGAATAAATCAAAATCGGAAATATAAGAAATATCATGAGTTATAATAATAACAGTACTATATTTCATTGTTTTTTTAACAGAACGAATAATTTGTTTTCTGGTTTTTTGATCTATAGCAGAAAAACTATCATCAAATATAAGAATCTTTGGGTATCTAATGATAGCTCTAGCTATACATATTCTTTGTTTTTGTCCTCCAGATAAAGTTATACCTCTTTCTCCTATGATGGTTTCATATCCTTTTTTAAAATTTAAAATATCATTTTCTATCATAGCTATTCTAGCTGCATCATATACTTTATATGGAGTTATTTGTTTTACACTTCCTAAAGCTATATTATTGTAAATAGAATCTGAAAAAAGAAAAGATTCTTGAGGAACATAACCAATGTTTTTTCTAAAATTATACAAATTGTGATCTTTTAAAGATAAATTATCTATTAAAATTTCTCCTTTATGAGGATCATATAAACGGGATATTAATCTTCCTATAGTTGTTTTTCCTGAACCTGTTTCTCCCGTTAAAACTAACGTCTTTCCTTTCATTAAAGTAAAGGATACTTTACTAACTGTATGATTTTTACTGTATTGTATTGAATTATATTGATTTTTTTGATTACAATAAAAAAAACTTACATTTTTAAATTGAATTTTTCCAAAAATTTTTGTTTTTATGAAATTTTTATTCAAAATTTCAGGTTTTACTTTCAAAAATTCACTAATACGAATTAGTGATACTTTAGCTCTTTCTGAGATAGAAACAACCCATCCTAATATAATGAAAGGAAAAATTAAAACATTTATATATGTAAAGAATTCAGCAATAGTTCCAATTTCTTTAATTTCTCCTTCGAAATATTTTTTTCCTCCAAAAAACAGAATTAATAAATGACAAATTCCTATGAAAAATATAATAACAGAAGATAATATAGTGTCAATTTTAGCTAATTCTATATTTTTTTTTTTATATCCTAATATAATTTTTCTATGTTTTTCTTGAAAAAAAGATTCTGATACAAATGATTTTATAATATGAATTCCTGAAAAGGTTTCTTGTATAAAAGAACAGATAATAGATTGAAATTTTTGAACTTCTTCGCTTTTATTGTTAATATAAATACTGATACAATAGATCAAAATAAAAAGAATAGGAATGGGTAAAATAACATAAAAAGTCAGTATCTTATTAATCCGTAACATTTGCATAAAAACCATCAAAAAAAGAATGATAAGATTTAAAAAATACATTATTCCAGGACCTATATATTGTCTTATAAAAGAAACGTCTTCTGTGAGACGGTTCATTAAATCACCTGTAGAATTTTTTTTATAAAAAGACAAACTCAATTTTTGATAATGTGAAAAAATTTCATTTTTTATATCAAATTCTATCATTCTAGACGTAGTAATTATACATTGTCGCATATGATATTTAACAACTCCACCTATAATTGGAACTATTAATATAATACTGGCATAAATACAAATGTCTTTTTTCAAAAAAACAGAGAAAGAGGTTGATGAATTTGAAAAATTTATAAACAGATTTTTGATGGTATTAACAGATTTTCCTATATAAGGAATAGGAAATAAAGTTAAAATATTAGATACTAAAATTAATAAAAACCCTATACACAAACGAAATTTGTACTTTCGACAATATCTTTTGCTAAAAGCAAATAAACCACTCATATAACATACAAAAATACAACTTTTTTAAGTTTTGATTTTTTATATTTATATAAATTATTGTACAAAAATTTTGTTTTGCATAAAAAATCAACATTATTATAATAAAAAATGTCAGTAAGACGACACTTTAGAATAAGAAGTTTACAGTTTTTATATGCTCAACATTTATCAAAAATGGATTCCAAAAAAGTTGAAGAAAATATGCTTCAAAGTATTGAATCATTACATCATCTTTATATTTTTCTTCTCTATTTAATTTTAAAAATTAGAGAAAATGCTATGAAAAAAAATTTCTGTAATAAAAATTATAAAACAAATTTTATACAAAAAATTGCATATAATTCAGTAATAAAAATACTATCCAAAAATAAATATTTAATAGAGGAATATCGTTCTACAAAAAATTCCGAAAAAATTTGGTGGAACCAACAATACGAATATATTTTTATATTATTGCAAAAAATGCCAGAATCAAATTTTTGCAAAAAATATTCTATAAAAACCTGTTCTTCTTTTGAAGAAGAAAAAAGATTTTTAATAAAATATTATAAAGACTTTGTTATTTCAAATACAAAATTAATAGAATATATAGAAGATTTATATTATTTTCATGGAAAAGAGGATTTATCCCTTGCTCATACTATGGTGTGTAAAACCTTACAATTTATCAATTATTCCACTCCTCAAAATTTTAAATTGTATAATATTTACAAAAATAATGAAAATAAGAAATTTGTTATTAATTTATATAGGAACACAATTTTTCACAAAGAAGAATTTAATCGTTTAATTAACGATATATCATGTAATTGGGATATAAAAAGAATAGCAATTATAGATTTGATTATATTGCAAATGGCTACTTGCGAATTTTTATATTTTCCAAATATTCCTCCTAAAGCAACTATGAATGAGTATATAGAAATTACGAAAATATTTTGTATGGAAAAAAGCAAAATTTTTATTAATGGTATATTAGATCAAATATTCAAATTTTTATATAAAAAAAATAGAATATTTAAAATAGGAAAAGGACTCATATAAATAGTAAGTTTACTTAAAATATTATATTATGTTTTTTTCATTACAACAAAATTCTATTGCAAACACCATTCTGATGTTTGTATTGATATTTATCATATTTTACTTTTTTATGATACGTCCTCAAATCAAAAGACAAAAAATTGAAAAAAAATTTCAGGAAGATTTAAAAATAGGAAATTATATTGTGACAAATTCAGGAATACATGGTAAAATTATAGATATAACAGATCATTTTTGTATACTAGAAACTATCATGGGAAAAGTAAAACTTGAAAAAAATACAATTTCAAAAGAATTAACCCAATTACGTTATAGTAGTAATAAATAACAACAACCAGAAATCATAATAAATAAACAATGATCGAAAATACAAAGAATCAAAAAATAAAATTGATAGGAATAACGGGAAAAATGGGATCTGGAAAAAGTTTATTTTCTTTCTTTTTGAAAAAAAAAGGAATTCCTGTTTATTCTTCAGATCAAAGAGGAAAAATATTAATGAATCAAGTCAAAATTATAAAACAAAATGTTATAAAATATTTTGGTACAGATTCTTATAGAAAAGATAAAATAAATAGAACTTATTTATCTGAAATTGTATTCAAAAATCCTATAGCATTAAAATTACTATGTACGATTGTACATCCATGGATATCATTAGATTTTAAACAGTGGATGTCATCTATTATTAGAATACAAAAAAAAACTTTATATGTTATAAAGGAATCTGCTATTTTATTTGAAAGTAAAAGTTATAAGGAATGTGATTTCATTATAACTATAACTTCACCTAAAAAAAATATGATCGAAAGAATAATAAAAAGAGATAATCTAAATGAACACCAAATCATAGATCGATTTAAAAATCAAATATCCAATAAAAAAAGAGAAAAAAAATCCAATTTTGTAATTGAAAATTATTTATCTACATACCATTTACAAAAAAAAGCAGATAGAATACATAAACTATTAGAAAAATTCATTACACAAAAAAAATAAATATGGGAAAAGGAGATAAAAAAACTAGAAGAGGAAAAATAAGAAATAAAACCTATGGAAATCTTCGTCCAAATCCAAGAAGAAATGCAAGAAAAAAAAAATTAAAAATGCTCATCTTTTCTAGTACTGCTACTACTACCGTTGAAAACCGATAAAAAATAGATCAATTGAGCTAAACAACCAAAAGCTGAAATAACGTAAGTCATGGCAGCCAAATTTAACGATTCTTTTGCTTTATGATATTCTTGATAATTCACCACATTTTTATTTCTTAACCATGTTAAAGCTCTATTACTTGCGTCAAATTCTATAGGTAATGTGATAAAAGAAAAAATCACAACTAAAAAAAATAATCCTATTCCTAGTTTTAAAATCAAAGAATTATTTCCTCCTGAATTATAAAAAATAGTTAATCCAGATATTATCGCTATATTAATAAATTTAGAACTTAAATTCAAAATAGGAATTAAATGATTTCGTAATTTTAATAAATTATAACCTAATCGATGTTGCAAAGCATGACCACATTCATGAGCTGCCACTGCCACTGAAGCTGCAGTACTATCATTATAAACTTTTTCACTCAAATT comes from Blattabacterium cuenoti BPAA and encodes:
- the coaE gene encoding dephospho-CoA kinase (Dephospho-CoA kinase (CoaE) performs the final step in coenzyme A biosynthesis.), whose protein sequence is MIENTKNQKIKLIGITGKMGSGKSLFSFFLKKKGIPVYSSDQRGKILMNQVKIIKQNVIKYFGTDSYRKDKINRTYLSEIVFKNPIALKLLCTIVHPWISLDFKQWMSSIIRIQKKTLYVIKESAILFESKSYKECDFIITITSPKKNMIERIIKRDNLNEHQIIDRFKNQISNKKREKKSNFVIENYLSTYHLQKKADRIHKLLEKFITQKK
- the yajC gene encoding preprotein translocase subunit YajC, translating into MFFSLQQNSIANTILMFVLIFIIFYFFMIRPQIKRQKIEKKFQEDLKIGNYIVTNSGIHGKIIDITDHFCILETIMGKVKLEKNTISKELTQLRYSSNK
- a CDS encoding ABC transporter ATP-binding protein translates to MSGLFAFSKRYCRKYKFRLCIGFLLILVSNILTLFPIPYIGKSVNTIKNLFINFSNSSTSFSVFLKKDICIYASIILIVPIIGGVVKYHMRQCIITTSRMIEFDIKNEIFSHYQKLSLSFYKKNSTGDLMNRLTEDVSFIRQYIGPGIMYFLNLIILFLMVFMQMLRINKILTFYVILPIPILFILIYCISIYINNKSEEVQKFQSIICSFIQETFSGIHIIKSFVSESFFQEKHRKIILGYKKKNIELAKIDTILSSVIIFFIGICHLLILFFGGKKYFEGEIKEIGTIAEFFTYINVLIFPFIILGWVVSISERAKVSLIRISEFLKVKPEILNKNFIKTKIFGKIQFKNVSFFYCNQKNQYNSIQYSKNHTVSKVSFTLMKGKTLVLTGETGSGKTTIGRLISRLYDPHKGEILIDNLSLKDHNLYNFRKNIGYVPQESFLFSDSIYNNIALGSVKQITPYKVYDAARIAMIENDILNFKKGYETIIGERGITLSGGQKQRICIARAIIRYPKILIFDDSFSAIDQKTRKQIIRSVKKTMKYSTVIIITHDISYISDFDLFIVLKNGKISKIENHNIFL
- a CDS encoding zinc metallopeptidase, which produces MTYYFIVGGTVLLSIIVNFILKNKFRNYSKLYLHSCMSGKEIAEKMLADHGIYDVNVLSVEGELTDHYNPINKTINLSEKVYNDSTAASVAVAAHECGHALQHRLGYNLLKLRNHLIPILNLSSKFINIAIISGLTIFYNSGGNNSLILKLGIGLFFLVVIFSFITLPIEFDASNRALTWLRNKNVVNYQEYHKAKESLNLAAMTYVISAFGCLAQLIYFLSVFNGSSSSTRKDEHF
- a CDS encoding 30S ribosomal protein THX, which encodes MGKGDKKTRRGKIRNKTYGNLRPNPRRNARKKKLKMLIFSSTATTTVENR
- the nusB gene encoding transcription antitermination factor NusB, with the translated sequence MSVRRHFRIRSLQFLYAQHLSKMDSKKVEENMLQSIESLHHLYIFLLYLILKIRENAMKKNFCNKNYKTNFIQKIAYNSVIKILSKNKYLIEEYRSTKNSEKIWWNQQYEYIFILLQKMPESNFCKKYSIKTCSSFEEEKRFLIKYYKDFVISNTKLIEYIEDLYYFHGKEDLSLAHTMVCKTLQFINYSTPQNFKLYNIYKNNENKKFVINLYRNTIFHKEEFNRLINDISCNWDIKRIAIIDLIILQMATCEFLYFPNIPPKATMNEYIEITKIFCMEKSKIFINGILDQIFKFLYKKNRIFKIGKGLI